One Poecile atricapillus isolate bPoeAtr1 chromosome 29, bPoeAtr1.hap1, whole genome shotgun sequence genomic window carries:
- the NPM2 gene encoding nucleoplasmin-2 isoform X1 yields MSLTDSTDSSCGRAVSILWGCELSSGRSSFTFQVPEDWRCEQQLVLRTICLGETARDEFHVVEVVAEDGGGRPPVPLATLKPSVLPTATLAGVELTPPVTFRLRSGSGPVYVSGQHVSVTDFSSEDEDEEIVEETPEKPPKASSARKGGAAKKRKLEKEDEPRNSLAREDPLPPKVGAAPRYPLGLSQGAPGRGQGPKTGGEARFWGPLPTFSPSPIPQGRGGRPGQESSTEEITGIPSEPGQVRPRLEQQQQPVVVVVWFPNKAHFALLAPRAAAGGDLGAPPTPAGAAALDLGGQRCPPAVGCCEKGTEGGRGSSRDRIGSP; encoded by the exons ATGTCCCTGACGGACAGCACCGACAGCAGCTGCGGGAGAGCCGTGTCCATCCTTTGGG GGTGCGAGCTGAGCAGCGGCCGGAGCTCCTTCACCTTCCAGGTGCCCGAGGACTGGCGCTGCgagcagcagctggtgctgcGCACG ATCTGCCTGGGGGAGACGGCGCGGGATGAGTTCCACGTGGTGGAGGTGGTGGCCGAGGACGGCGGCGGCCGCCCCCCGGTGCCCCTGGCCACGCTGAAGCCGTCGGTGCTGCCCACG GCCACGCTGGCGGGAGTGGAACTGACCCCACCCGTGACTTTCCGGCTGCGAAGCGGCTCCGGTCCCGTCTATGTCAGCGGCCAGCACGTGTCCG TGACAGACTTCAGCTcggaggatgaggatgaggaaatAGTAGAGGAGACCCCCGAGAAGCCCCCCAAGGCCTCGAGTGCCCGGAAAGGCGGCGCCGCCAAG AaaaggaagctggaaaaggaggatGAGCC caggaacagcctggcccGTGAGGATCCCCTTCCCCCCAAGGTAGGAGCTGCCCCCCGTTATCCCTTGGGATTATCCCAGGGAGCTCCTGGCCGGGGACAAGGACCCAAAACTGGGGGAGAAGCGCGGTTTTGgggccccctccccaccttcaGCCCCTCCCCGATCCCGCAGGGGCGCGGGGGCCGGCCGGGGCAGGAAAGCAGCACCGAAGAAATAACGGGAATTCCATCGGAGCCGGGCCAG gTGCGGCcgaggctggagcagcagcagcagccggtggtggtggtggtgtggTTCCCAAATAAAGCACATTTTGCACTCCTGGCTCCCCGCGCTGCtgccgggggggatttgggggcaccCCCCACcccggctggagctgctgccctggattTGGGGGGCCAGCGCTGCCCCCCGGCCGTGGGGTGCTGTGAGAAGGGCACGGAGGGGGGTcgggggagcagcagggacaggatcGGATCCCCCTGA
- the FGF17 gene encoding fibroblast growth factor 17 isoform X2 has product MTDQLSRRQIREYQLYSRTSGKHVQVRGKRITATAEDGNKFAKLIVETDTFGSRVRIKGAESEKYICMSKRGKLIGKPNGKSKDCIFTEIVLENNYTAFQNARYEGWYMAFTRRGRPRRASRSRQNQREAHFIKRLYRGQLPFPNAERQKQFEFVGSSSPTRRSRRTRGPRT; this is encoded by the exons ATGACGGACCAGCTGAGCCGGCGGCAGATCCGCGAGTACCAACTCTACAGCCGGACCAGCGGCAAGCACGTCCAGGTCCGCGGAAAAAGGATCACGGCCACCGCCGAGGACGGCAACAAATTCG CCAAGCTGATCGTGGAGACCGACACCTTCGGGAGCCGCGTGCGCATCAAGGGCGCCGAGAGCGAGAAGTACATCTGCATGAGCAAGAGGGGGAAACTCATCGGGAAG CCCAACGGGAAGAGCAAGGACTGCATCTTCACCGAGATCGTGCTGGAGAACAACTACACGGCCTTCCAGAACGCGCGCTACGAGGGCTGGTACATGGCCTTCACCCGCcggggccggccccgccgcgcctcCCGCAGCCGCCAGAACCAGCGCGAGGCTCATTTCATCAAGCGCCTCTACCGGGGCCAGCTGCCCTTCCCCAACGCCGAGCGGCAGAAGCAGTTCGAGTTCGTGGGCTCCTCGTCCCCCACTCGCCGCTCCCGACGCACCCGCGGCCCCCGCACGTAA
- the FGF17 gene encoding fibroblast growth factor 17 isoform X1: protein MQPLTLQNLSICFQLLMFSCQTQYVRDQGAMTDQLSRRQIREYQLYSRTSGKHVQVRGKRITATAEDGNKFAKLIVETDTFGSRVRIKGAESEKYICMSKRGKLIGKPNGKSKDCIFTEIVLENNYTAFQNARYEGWYMAFTRRGRPRRASRSRQNQREAHFIKRLYRGQLPFPNAERQKQFEFVGSSSPTRRSRRTRGPRT, encoded by the exons ATGCAGCCCCTCACCCTGCAGAACCTCTCCAT ATGTTTCCAGCTGCTCATGTTCTCCTGTCAGACCCAG TACGTGAGGGACCAGGGGGCCATGACGGACCAGCTGAGCCGGCGGCAGATCCGCGAGTACCAACTCTACAGCCGGACCAGCGGCAAGCACGTCCAGGTCCGCGGAAAAAGGATCACGGCCACCGCCGAGGACGGCAACAAATTCG CCAAGCTGATCGTGGAGACCGACACCTTCGGGAGCCGCGTGCGCATCAAGGGCGCCGAGAGCGAGAAGTACATCTGCATGAGCAAGAGGGGGAAACTCATCGGGAAG CCCAACGGGAAGAGCAAGGACTGCATCTTCACCGAGATCGTGCTGGAGAACAACTACACGGCCTTCCAGAACGCGCGCTACGAGGGCTGGTACATGGCCTTCACCCGCcggggccggccccgccgcgcctcCCGCAGCCGCCAGAACCAGCGCGAGGCTCATTTCATCAAGCGCCTCTACCGGGGCCAGCTGCCCTTCCCCAACGCCGAGCGGCAGAAGCAGTTCGAGTTCGTGGGCTCCTCGTCCCCCACTCGCCGCTCCCGACGCACCCGCGGCCCCCGCACGTAA
- the NPM2 gene encoding nucleoplasmin-2 isoform X2: protein MSLTDSTDSSCGRAVSILWGCELSSGRSSFTFQVPEDWRCEQQLVLRTICLGETARDEFHVVEVVAEDGGGRPPVPLATLKPSVLPTATLAGVELTPPVTFRLRSGSGPVYVSGQHVSVTDFSSEDEDEEIVEETPEKPPKASSARKGGAAKKRKLEKEDEPNSLAREDPLPPKVGAAPRYPLGLSQGAPGRGQGPKTGGEARFWGPLPTFSPSPIPQGRGGRPGQESSTEEITGIPSEPGQVRPRLEQQQQPVVVVVWFPNKAHFALLAPRAAAGGDLGAPPTPAGAAALDLGGQRCPPAVGCCEKGTEGGRGSSRDRIGSP, encoded by the exons ATGTCCCTGACGGACAGCACCGACAGCAGCTGCGGGAGAGCCGTGTCCATCCTTTGGG GGTGCGAGCTGAGCAGCGGCCGGAGCTCCTTCACCTTCCAGGTGCCCGAGGACTGGCGCTGCgagcagcagctggtgctgcGCACG ATCTGCCTGGGGGAGACGGCGCGGGATGAGTTCCACGTGGTGGAGGTGGTGGCCGAGGACGGCGGCGGCCGCCCCCCGGTGCCCCTGGCCACGCTGAAGCCGTCGGTGCTGCCCACG GCCACGCTGGCGGGAGTGGAACTGACCCCACCCGTGACTTTCCGGCTGCGAAGCGGCTCCGGTCCCGTCTATGTCAGCGGCCAGCACGTGTCCG TGACAGACTTCAGCTcggaggatgaggatgaggaaatAGTAGAGGAGACCCCCGAGAAGCCCCCCAAGGCCTCGAGTGCCCGGAAAGGCGGCGCCGCCAAG AaaaggaagctggaaaaggaggatGAGCC gaacagcctggcccGTGAGGATCCCCTTCCCCCCAAGGTAGGAGCTGCCCCCCGTTATCCCTTGGGATTATCCCAGGGAGCTCCTGGCCGGGGACAAGGACCCAAAACTGGGGGAGAAGCGCGGTTTTGgggccccctccccaccttcaGCCCCTCCCCGATCCCGCAGGGGCGCGGGGGCCGGCCGGGGCAGGAAAGCAGCACCGAAGAAATAACGGGAATTCCATCGGAGCCGGGCCAG gTGCGGCcgaggctggagcagcagcagcagccggtggtggtggtggtgtggTTCCCAAATAAAGCACATTTTGCACTCCTGGCTCCCCGCGCTGCtgccgggggggatttgggggcaccCCCCACcccggctggagctgctgccctggattTGGGGGGCCAGCGCTGCCCCCCGGCCGTGGGGTGCTGTGAGAAGGGCACGGAGGGGGGTcgggggagcagcagggacaggatcGGATCCCCCTGA
- the PBDC1 gene encoding protein PBDC1, with the protein MAAAGLAGLGPGEAAAAAQALALPAEAFGNDPRLELAWAIKAHQHAQVYFNLISSVDPKFLHLTKVDDRIYEEFRRSFRELRVDLLDPEELKSEPAKAKWRPFCLRFEGVVEDFNYGTLLRLDSRGEYSPENSILATRIQFFAIEIARNREGCNDAVFSREKRDEDEDEEQELGKG; encoded by the exons ATGGCGGCTGCGGGGCTGGCGGGGCTG GGCCCCGGTGAGGCCGCGGCGGCCGCTCAGGCGCTGGCGCTGCCCGCGGAGGCGTTCGGCAACGAC CCCCGCCTGGAGCTCGCCTGGGCCATCAAAGCTCACCAGCACGCCCAGGTCTACTTCAAC CTCATCTCCTCCGtggaccccaaattcctgcacCTGACCAAGGTGGACGATCGGATTTATGAGGAATTCCGCCGGAGCTTCCGGGAGCTGCGCGTCGACCTCCTGGACCCCGAGGAGCTCAAATCGGAGCCGGCCAAGGCG aaGTGGCGCCCGTTCTGTCTCCGCTTCGAGGGGGTGGTGGAGGATTTCAACTACGGAACTCTGCTGCGGCTGGACTCGCGCGGGGAGTACAGCCCGGAGAACTCCATCCTGG CCACCAGGATCCAATTCTTCGCCATCGAGATCGCCCGGAACAGGGAAGGCTGCAACGACGCCGTTTTCAGCAGGGAAAAGCGcgatgaagatgaggatgaagagCAGGAATTGGGGAAAGGATGA